A region from the Prevotella melaninogenica genome encodes:
- the rsmG gene encoding 16S rRNA (guanine(527)-N(7))-methyltransferase RsmG, with amino-acid sequence MIEIIKKYFPDLTPKQEEQFAALDALYHDWNAKINVISRKDIDNLYEHHILHSLAIAKCINFREGTNVLDFGTGGGFPGIPLAIFFPEANFKLIDGTGKKVRVAQEVADAIGLDNVLPAHIRGEEEKGKFDFIVSRAVMPLPDLMKIIKKNIATDQHNVLPNGVIVLKGGNLDKELKTYKNIAEKTELSQWFDEEWFKEKYLIYVPG; translated from the coding sequence ATGATTGAAATAATAAAGAAATACTTCCCCGATCTCACTCCAAAACAGGAAGAACAATTTGCAGCACTCGATGCTTTATATCATGATTGGAATGCTAAAATCAATGTCATTTCACGCAAAGACATTGATAATCTTTATGAGCATCATATCCTTCACTCATTGGCAATCGCTAAATGCATAAACTTCCGTGAGGGTACTAATGTTCTTGACTTTGGTACTGGTGGCGGTTTCCCTGGTATTCCACTTGCCATCTTCTTCCCTGAAGCTAACTTCAAACTTATTGATGGTACAGGAAAGAAAGTAAGAGTGGCACAAGAAGTTGCAGATGCTATCGGACTTGACAATGTCCTCCCAGCTCACATACGTGGAGAAGAGGAGAAAGGTAAGTTTGACTTTATTGTATCACGTGCTGTTATGCCATTGCCTGATTTGATGAAGATAATTAAGAAGAATATTGCAACAGATCAGCATAATGTCTTACCAAATGGTGTCATTGTTTTGAAAGGTGGCAACCTTGATAAAGAATTAAAAACATACAAGAACATTGCTGAGAAAACCGAATTATCACAATGGTTTGACGAAGAGTGGTTTAAGGAGAAATACCTTATTTACGTACCAGGATAA
- a CDS encoding RsiV family protein has protein sequence MTKKLFTTFVFSTILMLFMSSCGHKTSAPKKLDIQTAVASVDTIARLSDAIQCHVHVDFTYLKGKNYAAVNDSLLRMGLLQPDYFAINSNKLTPQTAIPAFVRKYIKDYMEIAQLVRQREKDKSRLIGELTIKTELRAAVGNYITALSHIAINNGNGQLTKYTIVRNFNPQNGHLITLQEQFGDDYKEKLTKEIVARIADREDLENDDITGLQAKGYFVGIDPYPTENFILTDDSTVFIYTPGEINQKEVRVAIDN, from the coding sequence ATGACAAAGAAGTTATTTACAACATTTGTTTTTTCCACAATTTTAATGCTCTTTATGAGCAGTTGTGGACATAAAACATCAGCACCAAAGAAGTTGGACATACAGACAGCTGTGGCTTCTGTAGACACTATAGCACGTCTTTCAGATGCAATACAATGCCACGTGCATGTTGATTTCACCTATCTGAAAGGGAAAAATTATGCTGCTGTCAACGATTCTTTACTGAGAATGGGGCTTTTACAGCCAGACTATTTCGCTATTAATAGCAACAAACTGACGCCTCAAACTGCTATCCCAGCCTTTGTGCGTAAGTACATAAAGGATTATATGGAGATTGCACAACTTGTTCGTCAAAGAGAGAAAGATAAGAGTCGACTTATCGGCGAGCTAACTATTAAAACTGAATTAAGAGCAGCTGTGGGTAATTACATTACTGCGCTATCTCATATTGCCATCAATAATGGTAACGGACAGCTAACAAAATATACGATTGTACGGAACTTCAATCCACAAAATGGACATCTTATCACGCTGCAGGAGCAGTTTGGTGATGACTACAAAGAAAAGCTAACAAAGGAAATTGTTGCGCGCATAGCTGACCGAGAGGATCTTGAAAACGACGATATAACAGGGTTACAAGCAAAAGGTTATTTTGTTGGTATAGACCCCTACCCTACAGAAAACTTCATCCTCACTGATGACTCAACGGTGTTTATCTATACACCTGGCGAAATCAATCAGAAAGAAGTTAGAGTGGCTATTGACAATTAA
- a CDS encoding HAD family hydrolase, with protein sequence MVKACLFDLDGVVFDTEPIYTKFWHNVGVKYCPTIPNFAHDIKGQTLVQIYDKYFAGEKDKQEDITKDLNDFERNMPFVYIAGFEDFVKGLKCKGIKTAVVTSSNLEKMQNVYNKHPEFKGYFDKILTSEDFVESKPSPDCYFKAAARLDVPLEECIVFEDSFNGLQSGIASGARVIGLATTNSIAEIEPFTKEVITNYDGFTLSDH encoded by the coding sequence ATGGTAAAAGCTTGTCTGTTTGATTTGGATGGAGTAGTGTTTGATACAGAACCAATATATACGAAGTTTTGGCATAATGTTGGTGTAAAATATTGTCCGACTATCCCTAATTTTGCTCATGACATAAAAGGACAAACATTGGTGCAAATCTATGATAAATACTTTGCGGGAGAAAAAGATAAGCAAGAAGATATTACTAAGGATTTGAACGACTTTGAACGTAACATGCCTTTCGTTTATATCGCAGGCTTTGAAGACTTTGTAAAAGGATTAAAATGTAAAGGCATAAAGACTGCCGTTGTCACAAGTTCTAACCTTGAGAAGATGCAAAATGTTTATAATAAGCATCCTGAGTTCAAAGGATATTTTGATAAGATTCTTACCTCAGAGGACTTTGTAGAGAGCAAGCCATCTCCAGATTGTTATTTCAAGGCAGCTGCTCGTTTGGATGTACCTCTTGAAGAGTGTATTGTCTTTGAGGATAGTTTCAACGGTTTACAATCTGGTATTGCTTCAGGAGCACGCGTAATAGGGCTTGCAACTACCAATTCTATAGCTGAAATAGAACCATTTACAAAGGAGGTAATTACTAATTATGATGGTTTTACTTTGTCAGACCATTAA
- the panB gene encoding 3-methyl-2-oxobutanoate hydroxymethyltransferase — protein sequence MGYLTTDKKKVTAKTLLEMKAAGEKITQMTAYDFTTAGIIDAAGIDSILVGDSASNVMAGNQDTTPITIDQMIYHARSVVRACQHCLVVCDMPFGSYQVSREEGIRNAIRVIKETGAGALKMEGGKEIVDTVKGIVDAGIPVIGHLGLTPQSIHKFGGYGLRAKDEAEAEKLIEDALALDEAGVSAITLEKVPATLATKVTSMVKAATIGIGAGNGTDGQVLVYADALGMTQGFKPKFLRHFANVNKCITDGVQEYIKCVKDMSFPSEAEAY from the coding sequence ATGGGATATTTAACAACAGATAAGAAGAAAGTAACTGCAAAGACATTATTAGAAATGAAGGCTGCTGGTGAGAAGATTACTCAGATGACAGCCTATGACTTTACGACAGCAGGAATTATTGATGCTGCAGGAATCGATAGTATTCTTGTTGGCGACTCTGCATCGAACGTAATGGCAGGTAATCAAGATACTACACCAATTACCATTGATCAGATGATTTACCATGCCCGTTCTGTTGTACGTGCATGTCAGCATTGTCTTGTTGTTTGTGATATGCCATTTGGGTCTTATCAGGTGAGTCGTGAGGAGGGTATTCGTAATGCTATTCGTGTTATAAAGGAGACAGGTGCTGGTGCGCTTAAAATGGAAGGTGGAAAGGAGATTGTAGATACTGTTAAAGGAATTGTTGATGCAGGCATACCAGTTATTGGACACCTCGGTCTTACTCCACAGAGTATCCATAAGTTTGGTGGTTATGGTCTTCGAGCAAAAGATGAAGCAGAAGCTGAGAAGCTCATAGAAGATGCACTGGCACTTGATGAAGCTGGTGTCAGTGCAATTACCCTTGAGAAGGTTCCAGCAACGTTGGCTACTAAGGTAACATCAATGGTTAAAGCTGCCACAATTGGTATCGGTGCTGGTAATGGTACAGATGGGCAGGTACTTGTTTATGCTGACGCTCTTGGTATGACGCAAGGTTTCAAACCTAAGTTTCTTCGTCACTTTGCCAATGTCAACAAGTGTATAACAGATGGTGTACAAGAGTATATCAAATGTGTAAAGGATATGAGTTTCCCTTCGGAAGCAGAGGCATATTAA
- a CDS encoding MFS transporter, whose translation MDTQNIPVHVRLWNKHFWLLAMANLLLVMSSYILVATIPLRMVDRGYSMSQIALVMGIFFIGIYLFGSLSGYLVQRYRRKKVFNVSTLLLLAVTGMLYYLSNLPYNSFDYTLLVVLRFIQGAFYGLSQLVLLSTLIIDTVEAVHRTEANHAATWFGRFAISLGPLAGIMVYQTMNFASVLLLSCICLGVSFVFVNLIRFPFRMPSEDFSRFSCDRFLLKGSHWLFINVALITIVVGVLLSIEHSPRFFGMLMVGFVIAILAERFVFADADLRSEATTGMIVIGIAILLMITRSQESVSYVVPILIGFGVGLIGSRFLLFFIKMSDHCQRGTSQSTFLLAWETGIGTGLSLSYGLFSLEQPLILWLCLGILAVSLILYDTFIHSWYVKHKHR comes from the coding sequence ATGGACACTCAAAATATACCTGTTCACGTACGATTATGGAATAAGCATTTTTGGTTGTTGGCAATGGCTAATCTCTTGTTAGTCATGTCTTCCTATATACTTGTTGCTACCATCCCTTTACGTATGGTAGATAGGGGGTATTCTATGTCTCAAATTGCTTTGGTAATGGGTATTTTCTTTATTGGAATATATCTTTTTGGTAGTCTTTCTGGCTATCTTGTCCAACGCTATCGCCGTAAAAAAGTGTTTAATGTCTCAACATTATTATTGTTGGCTGTTACAGGTATGCTTTATTATTTGAGCAATTTACCTTATAACTCCTTCGATTATACATTACTTGTAGTACTTCGTTTTATACAGGGAGCTTTCTATGGACTTTCACAACTTGTACTTCTTAGCACGTTGATTATTGATACCGTAGAGGCTGTCCATAGGACAGAAGCAAATCATGCTGCTACATGGTTTGGTCGTTTTGCGATTTCTCTTGGTCCTTTAGCTGGAATCATGGTGTATCAAACGATGAATTTTGCTTCAGTACTTCTCTTATCTTGTATCTGTTTGGGCGTTTCTTTTGTTTTTGTCAACCTAATAAGGTTCCCATTTCGTATGCCAAGTGAGGATTTCTCTCGTTTTTCTTGCGACCGTTTTCTCTTGAAGGGTAGTCATTGGCTTTTTATTAATGTAGCCCTTATTACGATAGTCGTTGGAGTCCTATTGAGCATAGAACACTCTCCGCGCTTTTTTGGAATGTTGATGGTCGGTTTTGTTATTGCAATTCTTGCTGAACGTTTTGTCTTTGCAGATGCCGACCTTCGTAGTGAGGCAACGACAGGAATGATCGTAATTGGAATAGCTATCCTTCTCATGATTACGCGTAGTCAGGAAAGCGTTAGTTATGTTGTTCCAATTCTTATTGGTTTTGGTGTAGGATTAATAGGTAGCCGATTCTTACTCTTCTTTATTAAGATGTCTGATCACTGTCAGCGTGGAACCAGTCAGAGTACGTTTTTACTTGCTTGGGAAACGGGTATCGGTACAGGATTATCCCTTTCTTATGGATTATTTAGCCTTGAGCAACCGCTTATCTTGTGGCTCTGTCTTGGAATCTTAGCCGTCTCGTTGATACTATATGATACATTTATCCATAGCTGGTATGTAAAGCATAAGCATCGATAA
- the ftsY gene encoding signal recognition particle-docking protein FtsY gives MGLFDLFAKKKKETLDKGLEKTKENVFSKLARAVAGKSKVDDEVLDDLEEILVTSDVGVDTTIKIIRRIEERVARDKYVSTSELNGILKSEITALLTENNTGDNGEWTLPEDTHPYVILVVGVNGVGKTTTIGKLAWQFKQAGKKVYLGAADTFRAAAVEQIQIWGDRVGVPVIKQQMGADPASVAFDTLQSAKANGADVVIIDTAGRLHNKIGLMNELKKIKDVMKKVVPEAPHEVLLVLDGSTGQNAFEQARQFAAVTQITSLAITKLDGTAKGGVVIGISDQLKVPVKYIGLGEGMEDLQLFDKVQFVDSLFK, from the coding sequence ATGGGATTATTCGATTTATTCGCAAAAAAGAAGAAGGAAACGCTTGATAAAGGTCTTGAGAAGACAAAAGAAAATGTCTTCTCGAAATTGGCGCGTGCAGTGGCTGGAAAGTCAAAGGTTGATGACGAGGTGTTGGACGACCTTGAAGAGATTCTTGTTACATCTGATGTTGGCGTAGACACAACTATCAAGATTATCCGCCGTATCGAGGAGCGTGTTGCTCGTGATAAGTATGTTTCTACAAGTGAACTAAATGGGATTCTAAAGAGTGAGATTACTGCATTACTCACAGAAAATAATACTGGTGATAATGGTGAATGGACATTACCAGAAGATACACATCCTTACGTAATTCTTGTTGTTGGTGTTAATGGAGTAGGAAAGACCACGACGATTGGTAAACTTGCCTGGCAGTTTAAGCAAGCAGGAAAGAAAGTCTACCTTGGTGCAGCTGATACATTCCGTGCTGCAGCTGTTGAACAGATTCAGATTTGGGGTGACCGCGTAGGTGTTCCTGTTATCAAACAGCAGATGGGAGCTGACCCTGCGAGTGTGGCTTTTGATACGCTGCAGAGTGCTAAAGCTAATGGTGCAGATGTTGTAATTATTGATACGGCCGGTCGCTTACACAATAAGATAGGCTTGATGAATGAGCTGAAGAAGATTAAGGATGTAATGAAGAAGGTTGTTCCAGAGGCTCCACATGAGGTTTTATTGGTACTTGATGGAAGTACCGGACAGAATGCTTTTGAGCAGGCTCGCCAGTTTGCCGCAGTAACGCAGATTACTTCACTTGCCATCACAAAACTTGATGGAACGGCTAAGGGTGGAGTTGTGATAGGTATTAGCGATCAATTGAAGGTCCCCGTTAAATACATTGGATTAGGTGAAGGCATGGAGGACCTGCAACTCTTTGATAAAGTGCAGTTTGTTGATAGCCTATTTAAATAG
- the rimO gene encoding 30S ribosomal protein S12 methylthiotransferase RimO: protein MKKNQIDIVTMGCSKNLVDSELIMKQFEENGFHCTHDAKRPQGEIAVINTCGFIEAAKEESINTILEFINRKKNGQLNKLYVMGCLSQRYKDELEAELPEVDKFYGKFNYKQLLSELGKADVPACNGVRHLTTPRHYAYVKIAEGCDRHCAYCAIPLITGRHRSRPVEEVLDEVRGLVAQGVKEFQIIEQELTYYGVDLDGKHHITELISRMADIEGVEWIRLHYAYPNQFPLDLLDVIAEKPNVCKYLDIAFQHISDHMLDRMHRHVSKQETLDLIAEIRRRVPGIHLRTTLLVGFPGETDEDFEELKEFVTEARFERMGAFSYSEEEGTYSANHYEDDVPEEVKQARLDELMSIQQSISEELEAEKVGNIFKVIIDRKEGEYYVGRTEFCSPEVDPEVLISLTEKPLRVGKFYDVRITDSDEFDLFGEVVK from the coding sequence ATGAAGAAAAATCAGATAGATATTGTTACCATGGGCTGCTCAAAGAATCTTGTAGATTCAGAGCTAATCATGAAACAATTCGAAGAAAATGGCTTTCATTGCACTCATGATGCAAAGCGTCCACAAGGTGAGATTGCTGTTATCAATACATGCGGTTTCATCGAAGCAGCAAAGGAAGAAAGCATCAATACGATTCTTGAATTCATCAATAGAAAGAAAAACGGACAGCTTAATAAACTCTATGTTATGGGTTGTCTTTCACAACGATATAAAGATGAACTTGAAGCAGAACTTCCTGAAGTAGATAAGTTCTATGGTAAGTTTAATTATAAACAATTACTGAGTGAACTTGGGAAAGCTGATGTTCCTGCATGTAATGGTGTTCGACACCTAACGACGCCACGACATTATGCTTATGTAAAGATTGCTGAAGGTTGTGACCGTCATTGTGCTTATTGTGCTATTCCATTGATTACAGGTCGTCATCGTTCACGTCCTGTAGAGGAGGTGTTGGATGAAGTGAGAGGACTTGTGGCTCAAGGAGTAAAGGAGTTTCAGATTATTGAGCAAGAGTTGACTTACTATGGTGTAGACCTTGATGGTAAGCACCATATTACCGAACTCATCTCTCGGATGGCGGATATAGAGGGAGTTGAGTGGATTCGCCTTCATTATGCTTATCCTAATCAGTTCCCACTTGACCTTCTCGATGTAATTGCAGAAAAGCCAAATGTTTGTAAATATCTGGATATTGCTTTCCAGCATATTTCCGACCACATGCTTGACCGTATGCATCGCCATGTGAGCAAGCAAGAAACGCTTGATTTGATTGCTGAAATACGTCGTCGTGTACCTGGTATACATCTTCGCACAACTCTTCTTGTTGGTTTCCCTGGTGAGACTGATGAAGATTTTGAGGAATTAAAAGAGTTTGTAACTGAAGCCCGCTTTGAACGTATGGGAGCCTTTTCTTATTCCGAAGAAGAAGGAACATATAGTGCTAATCATTATGAGGATGATGTTCCAGAGGAAGTTAAGCAGGCTCGTCTTGATGAATTGATGTCTATTCAGCAAAGTATCTCAGAGGAGTTAGAAGCTGAAAAGGTTGGTAATATTTTTAAGGTTATTATTGACCGTAAGGAAGGGGAATACTATGTCGGTCGTACAGAGTTCTGTTCGCCAGAGGTTGATCCGGAAGTATTGATTTCATTGACAGAAAAGCCTTTACGTGTGGGTAAGTTCTATGATGTACGTATAACGGACTCTGATGAGTTTGACCTTTTTGGTGAGGTCGTAAAGTGA
- a CDS encoding HU family DNA-binding protein: MNNKEFIAALALKTGYTQDESQKMVKTVIDLMGKSFETGDPVPVIGFGTFEVKKRLERVMVNPSTGLRMLVPPKLVLNFKPAATIKGHVRKGGQDNG, from the coding sequence ATGAATAATAAGGAATTCATTGCAGCATTAGCATTAAAAACTGGATATACGCAGGATGAAAGTCAAAAGATGGTGAAAACTGTCATAGATTTGATGGGCAAATCTTTTGAAACAGGCGACCCTGTACCAGTTATTGGTTTTGGAACGTTTGAGGTGAAGAAACGTTTGGAGCGTGTGATGGTTAATCCTTCAACAGGTTTGCGCATGCTGGTTCCTCCCAAATTGGTTCTAAATTTCAAACCTGCTGCAACAATTAAAGGACATGTAAGAAAGGGAGGACAGGACAATGGCTAA
- a CDS encoding HU family DNA-binding protein translates to MAKTAIQQIISALAKQYNLSAAEASAFVDAFFEIVSSELKNGNQVKIKGLGTFKVQAVKPRESVNVNTGERVLIEGHDKISFTPDTVMKELVNKPFSQFETVVINDGVDTEELERVPAEEDIDEVKPQVAANERPTGNITEERQNTVSKKENIKVEIPEVQKKETTIQKEDVTEDSSVKEETVIDVDDNVAVDNLPVGIIESSSSLEEEVKTELSDESIVQNSVEEDLQRVPSEEKEEAVESEVKLVQAVQTVSNVSEEQAEASKEAVVEKVEQPKLSESILTSSAEDNDVEGSENGMLKKVALAALIVIVCLGIFLWVRMNSTKSQKNTKEVAEQTTATDDNSSLGTKTISADTTRIASINQKVSEKKDVEKVDSFAALNHDARIRYGAYNIIGIDRIVVLKKGETMEKYSRKTLGADMVGYFQVLNGRKTMQAGDTMKVPKVELRPEYRK, encoded by the coding sequence ATGGCTAAGACAGCAATACAACAGATAATAAGTGCATTAGCTAAACAGTATAATCTGTCTGCTGCTGAAGCGTCAGCTTTTGTTGATGCCTTTTTTGAGATAGTAAGCTCTGAACTTAAAAATGGTAATCAAGTAAAGATAAAAGGACTTGGTACTTTTAAAGTTCAAGCAGTAAAGCCTCGTGAAAGTGTTAATGTTAATACGGGTGAGCGTGTACTTATAGAAGGGCATGACAAGATAAGTTTTACTCCTGATACAGTGATGAAGGAATTGGTAAACAAACCTTTCTCACAGTTTGAAACTGTCGTTATTAATGATGGTGTTGATACAGAGGAGTTAGAGCGTGTTCCTGCTGAAGAAGATATTGACGAGGTTAAGCCACAAGTAGCAGCGAATGAACGTCCAACAGGAAACATCACTGAAGAAAGACAAAACACAGTCAGCAAGAAAGAGAATATTAAGGTAGAAATTCCTGAGGTACAGAAAAAAGAAACTACAATACAGAAGGAAGATGTTACTGAAGATTCTTCTGTAAAAGAAGAGACTGTAATTGATGTTGATGATAATGTTGCTGTAGATAATCTACCTGTTGGTATCATTGAAAGCTCATCTTCTTTAGAAGAGGAAGTTAAAACAGAATTATCTGATGAATCTATAGTACAGAATAGTGTTGAAGAGGATTTGCAGCGTGTTCCTTCGGAGGAGAAAGAAGAGGCGGTAGAGTCTGAAGTTAAACTGGTACAAGCAGTTCAGACTGTCTCAAATGTTTCTGAAGAGCAGGCTGAAGCATCGAAAGAAGCGGTTGTAGAAAAAGTTGAACAACCAAAGCTTTCTGAGTCAATTCTTACTTCAAGTGCAGAAGATAATGATGTTGAAGGTTCTGAAAATGGTATGCTTAAGAAGGTTGCATTGGCTGCATTGATTGTAATTGTATGTCTTGGAATTTTTCTTTGGGTAAGAATGAATAGTACAAAATCGCAGAAGAATACGAAAGAAGTAGCTGAGCAGACGACTGCTACTGATGATAATTCTTCACTCGGTACGAAGACTATTTCTGCAGATACAACAAGAATAGCATCAATAAATCAGAAAGTTTCTGAAAAGAAAGACGTTGAAAAAGTTGATTCTTTTGCAGCATTAAATCATGATGCTCGTATCCGTTATGGTGCATATAACATCATTGGTATTGACCGCATCGTTGTGTTGAAGAAAGGTGAGACGATGGAGAAGTATAGCCGTAAAACACTTGGTGCTGATATGGTTGGATATTTCCAAGTTCTTAATGGCCGTAAAACAATGCAGGCAGGTGATACAATGAAGGTGCCAAAGGTAGAATTAAGACCAGAGTATAGAAAGTAA
- a CDS encoding AAA family ATPase: MAESIDIRELNERIERQSSFVTNLTTGMNQVIVGQRHLIDSLLISLLSDGHILLEGVPGLAKTLAIKTLSQLVDARYSRIQFTPDLLPADVIGTQIYSQKDEAFHVKKGPVFANFVLADEINRAPAKVQSALLEAMQEHQVTIGDSTFTLPNPFLVLATQNPIEQEGTYMLPEAQVDRFMLKVVIDYPTLEEEKLVIRENLQESMPVVHPVVSANDILDARRVVKDVYLDEKIMQYIADIVFATRYPERYQLPELKQMITFGGSPRASINLAKASCAYAFIKHRGYVVPEDVRAVAHDVLRHRIGLSYEAEATDLTTEKIISEIINKVQVP; the protein is encoded by the coding sequence ATGGCAGAATCTATTGATATTAGAGAGTTGAACGAACGGATAGAAAGACAGAGTTCTTTTGTTACCAACCTTACAACAGGTATGAATCAAGTTATTGTTGGTCAGAGGCATCTTATAGACTCACTACTTATTTCATTGCTTAGTGATGGGCATATTCTTCTTGAAGGTGTACCAGGTTTAGCAAAAACCCTTGCCATCAAGACACTATCACAGCTTGTTGATGCACGTTATAGCCGTATTCAGTTTACTCCAGATCTTTTGCCAGCTGATGTTATTGGTACGCAGATTTATTCGCAGAAGGATGAGGCTTTTCATGTAAAGAAAGGTCCTGTATTTGCTAATTTTGTTCTCGCTGATGAAATCAACCGTGCTCCAGCTAAGGTTCAGAGTGCGTTGCTGGAAGCCATGCAGGAACATCAGGTAACCATTGGTGATTCTACTTTTACACTTCCTAATCCTTTCCTTGTATTGGCTACTCAGAACCCGATAGAGCAGGAGGGAACCTATATGCTTCCTGAAGCACAGGTAGACCGTTTCATGTTGAAGGTTGTTATTGATTATCCTACATTAGAGGAGGAGAAACTCGTTATTCGTGAGAACCTTCAAGAGAGCATGCCTGTTGTACATCCTGTTGTCAGTGCAAATGATATTCTTGACGCACGTCGTGTAGTTAAGGATGTATATCTTGATGAAAAAATCATGCAATACATTGCTGATATCGTTTTTGCTACACGTTATCCTGAACGTTACCAATTGCCTGAATTGAAGCAAATGATAACATTTGGTGGAAGTCCACGTGCAAGTATCAATCTTGCAAAGGCAAGTTGTGCATACGCTTTCATCAAGCACCGTGGTTACGTTGTTCCAGAAGATGTTCGTGCGGTTGCACATGATGTATTACGTCATAGAATAGGTTTGTCATACGAAGCTGAAGCAACTGACCTTACAACGGAGAAAATCATTAGCGAGATTATTAATAAAGTTCAGGTGCCTTAA
- a CDS encoding DUF58 domain-containing protein — MDTTELLKKVRKIEIKTLGLSQNIFAGQYHSAFKGRGMAFSEVREYQYGDDVRDIDWNVTGRFHRPYVKVFEEERELTVMLLVDVSGSLDFGTSGQLKRESATEIAATLAFSAIQNNDKIGIIFFSDHIEKYIAPKKGRKHILYLIREMLTFTPDSKKTDVGISLEYLNKVMKRRCTAFIISDFYTRKDFSQELRIANKKHDVVAIQVYDPRAKEMPDVGLMKVVDAETGHEMYIDTHDARLRKEHNKYWEEREMRLHDMLSQSHVDSVAIATDDDYVKKLMTLFSKRNR, encoded by the coding sequence ATGGATACAACTGAATTACTAAAGAAAGTCCGTAAGATTGAAATCAAAACCTTAGGACTAAGCCAGAATATCTTTGCAGGTCAGTATCATTCTGCCTTCAAAGGTCGTGGTATGGCTTTTTCTGAAGTACGCGAGTATCAGTATGGCGATGATGTCCGAGATATTGATTGGAATGTAACGGGTCGTTTTCATCGTCCGTATGTCAAGGTCTTTGAGGAAGAACGCGAGTTAACAGTAATGCTACTTGTCGATGTTAGTGGATCGCTTGACTTTGGTACATCAGGTCAATTGAAACGTGAAAGTGCCACGGAGATTGCCGCAACATTGGCTTTCTCTGCTATTCAAAATAATGACAAGATAGGTATAATCTTCTTTTCTGATCATATTGAGAAGTATATTGCACCTAAGAAAGGGCGTAAGCACATTCTTTATCTTATTCGAGAGATGCTTACTTTTACTCCTGATAGTAAGAAAACGGATGTAGGTATTAGTCTTGAATATCTTAACAAGGTTATGAAACGCCGTTGTACAGCCTTTATAATCAGTGATTTTTATACACGTAAGGATTTTAGTCAAGAACTTCGAATAGCTAATAAAAAACATGATGTAGTAGCAATTCAAGTCTATGACCCCCGAGCAAAAGAAATGCCTGATGTAGGTTTGATGAAAGTTGTTGACGCAGAGACTGGTCATGAAATGTATATTGACACACATGATGCTCGCTTGCGTAAAGAACATAATAAATATTGGGAAGAACGTGAGATGCGTCTACATGATATGTTAAGTCAGAGTCATGTAGATAGTGTTGCTATAGCAACGGACGATGACTATGTAAAGAAGTTGATGACGTTGTTTTCAAAGAGGAATCGATGA